GTAGCACAAACATCAGTCCCTTAAATCACTCAAGAATTCAAGCCATGTGAATGGGAATCGCGGTGCCAATTATATGTATAACGTTGGTTCTCTCATGGTCTTAGCACAGCAGCCAGCTAAATTAAGCAAAGCATCAAATTTAGCAATGACAAGTTAAGCATAAGCCCATTTAATATTGCTCAGAATGCCCACCTCTTACAAAGCATCCTTTTCTTCTGTTACAGTACTATGACAACAAGATGTAAAACTGAAAGATCATGACCGTTAATATGTTTGACGACCTTTCCAAAATGATGTAGCCGCACGTACGCATCAGCCACTGCCGTCATTAATTCTTCAGCAAGTTCAGAGCCAGAGAGCGCCGGCTTGGCGGAGGAGCGGCACGAGCTGGCCGCCGAGGTGCAGCGACATGACCTTGTCGGTGGGGCCGACGAGCGTGCCGCCGATGAAGACGGCCGGCACAGGTGGGTTCTGGCCAACCATGCCGGCGAGCGCCCTCTCGACGTCCTTCCCGCGGGGGTCCTTGTCCAGCTCGTGCACCGTCCAACTCACCCCCATCTCCGTGAAGAGCGTCTTCACCGCGTGGCACATGCAGCAGTTGCTCGCCCCGAAGATGA
The Triticum dicoccoides isolate Atlit2015 ecotype Zavitan chromosome 3A, WEW_v2.0, whole genome shotgun sequence genome window above contains:
- the LOC119273210 gene encoding putative glutaredoxin-C2; translated protein: MAERVRRLASQRAVVIFGASNCCMCHAVKTLFTEMGVSWTVHELDKDPRGKDVERALAGMVGQNPPVPAVFIGGTLVGPTDKVMSLHLGGQLVPLLRQAGALWL